One window of Arthrobacter oryzae genomic DNA carries:
- a CDS encoding anti-sigma factor: protein MTDMNQPNSSSSFGTFAHDIAADLAAGRAVELAEVYALDAVSPAERTAIEDYILSAPQPERDAFDERVRQARETLAVIFTAEEEPPAGLFDRIVAQLPAQPGTLPLAAPPVHGHASEPGGAAGTDDLAAARLRREERRRAPGFRNWLVGVAAAAVIALGGVGVGAYVANQNDPLNQVMQAQDVRQATVDVSGGGTATVSISSSKDAVVVKMNGVPAPPAGKVYQMWLIPKDGSAPVSQGLMDAEALSKPAVVKGIHSAASLGITVEPVGGSASPTLPTVAAAPLGA from the coding sequence ATGACCGACATGAACCAGCCGAACAGCAGCAGTTCCTTCGGGACGTTTGCCCACGATATCGCTGCGGACCTGGCCGCCGGCCGAGCCGTGGAGCTGGCGGAAGTGTACGCCCTCGACGCCGTGAGCCCAGCCGAGCGGACTGCCATAGAAGATTACATCCTGTCCGCGCCCCAGCCGGAACGCGATGCTTTCGATGAGCGCGTCCGGCAGGCACGCGAAACGCTCGCCGTTATCTTTACCGCGGAGGAGGAACCGCCCGCCGGGCTCTTCGACCGCATTGTGGCCCAGCTCCCGGCGCAGCCTGGCACGCTGCCCCTTGCCGCTCCCCCGGTCCACGGACATGCCTCGGAGCCGGGCGGAGCTGCCGGCACCGACGACCTGGCCGCAGCCCGCCTGCGCCGTGAAGAACGACGCCGGGCCCCCGGGTTCCGCAACTGGCTGGTGGGCGTGGCCGCCGCAGCTGTCATCGCCCTGGGCGGAGTTGGAGTGGGTGCTTATGTGGCCAACCAGAACGATCCGCTTAATCAGGTGATGCAGGCGCAGGATGTCAGGCAGGCGACTGTCGACGTCAGCGGCGGAGGTACGGCTACCGTCTCCATTTCGTCGTCCAAGGACGCAGTCGTCGTCAAGATGAACGGCGTCCCGGCTCCCCCTGCCGGCAAGGTGTACCAGATGTGGCTTATTCCCAAGGACGGCTCTGCTCCGGTGTCGCAGGGACTCATGGATGCCGAGGCGCTGTCCAAACCGGCAGTGGTGAAGGGAATTCATTCGGCGGCATCGCTGGGTATCACCGTTGAGCCGGTGGGCGGTTCCGCTTCGCCCACTCTGCCAACGGTTGCGGCCGCCCCTCTCGGAGCCTAG
- the sigK gene encoding ECF RNA polymerase sigma factor SigK → METPNAPNPEATASPGTSADVNRRLGDLLARIANGDQGAFAEFYELTSRRVFGMARRVLIDPELSEDTTQEVFLQVWQNAAKFNAEAGSPLAWLMTISHRRAVDKVRSSQSSTDREAKYGASSQEIDHDSVSDEVGSRLEAEAVVRCLDTLTETQQQSVRLAYYGGLTYREVAEKLNAAVPTIKSRIRDGLIRLKTCLGVS, encoded by the coding sequence ATGGAAACTCCCAACGCCCCGAACCCGGAGGCCACTGCTTCTCCTGGCACTTCAGCCGACGTAAACCGGCGGCTCGGTGACCTGCTGGCGCGCATCGCCAACGGAGACCAGGGGGCCTTCGCGGAGTTCTACGAACTGACGTCCCGGCGCGTCTTCGGCATGGCCCGCCGCGTCCTGATCGATCCCGAACTCAGCGAGGACACCACGCAGGAAGTCTTCCTCCAGGTCTGGCAGAACGCTGCAAAGTTCAACGCCGAGGCCGGCAGTCCCCTGGCGTGGCTGATGACCATTTCCCATCGCCGGGCAGTGGACAAGGTCCGGTCCTCCCAGTCGTCCACCGACAGGGAGGCCAAGTACGGGGCCAGCAGCCAGGAAATCGACCACGACTCCGTCTCGGACGAGGTGGGGAGCAGGCTGGAAGCCGAGGCTGTCGTCAGATGCCTGGACACCCTTACCGAGACGCAGCAGCAATCCGTCCGGCTGGCGTACTACGGCGGCCTGACGTACCGCGAAGTCGCCGAGAAGCTGAACGCCGCCGTGCCCACTATCAAGTCCCGCATCCGCGACGGACTGATCCGCTTGAAGACCTGTCTGGGGGTGAGTTGA
- a CDS encoding J domain-containing protein, translated as MTQGSSSHYQVLRLPVTATDKEIKVAYRKAARRAHPDHGGDAAVFRQVTLAYETLIDPKRRAAYDRSYAHGATGTATAEGAHFDAPAAGSRASATVHRPNTPRNTAGDPPVYVPPFEPPESGAVPLIPEVLAARQVHGMPRKRGIFGAEARIQREMRTVQLITRQILPAIPAARLINGLQSPADNSHIDHAVLSGYRLALIGSMLLPKGAYAWNGSTLTHGGRAIAPPQLAHIVRRMQDIFPELNVTGWTVIHSPDGNLHEPVIDHHRRSQRGHETVQVVNGAGLVRGLKEFLSSGPAPNTVNVPALARLLRGMH; from the coding sequence TTGACCCAGGGCAGCAGCTCCCATTACCAGGTCCTTCGCCTTCCCGTCACGGCGACAGACAAAGAAATCAAAGTGGCTTACCGCAAGGCCGCGAGGCGGGCGCATCCCGACCACGGCGGGGACGCCGCCGTCTTCCGGCAGGTGACCCTGGCCTACGAGACACTGATAGATCCGAAGCGTCGGGCTGCCTACGACCGCTCCTACGCCCACGGCGCCACAGGCACGGCAACGGCGGAAGGCGCCCACTTCGACGCACCCGCCGCAGGCAGCCGCGCGTCCGCAACCGTCCATCGGCCCAACACCCCGCGCAACACCGCAGGGGACCCGCCGGTTTATGTGCCGCCATTCGAGCCCCCGGAGTCCGGCGCCGTCCCGCTGATTCCGGAAGTGCTCGCCGCCAGGCAGGTCCACGGCATGCCGCGGAAGCGGGGCATCTTCGGAGCCGAAGCCCGGATCCAGCGGGAGATGCGGACCGTCCAGCTGATCACCAGGCAGATCCTGCCCGCCATTCCCGCGGCCAGGTTGATCAACGGGCTGCAGTCCCCCGCAGACAACAGCCACATCGACCACGCGGTATTGTCCGGCTACCGGCTGGCGCTCATCGGCTCCATGCTTTTGCCGAAGGGCGCCTACGCCTGGAACGGCAGCACCCTGACGCACGGCGGCCGTGCCATTGCACCGCCGCAGCTGGCTCATATAGTCCGGCGCATGCAGGACATCTTTCCGGAGCTCAACGTGACCGGCTGGACCGTCATTCACAGTCCCGACGGCAACCTGCATGAACCTGTCATTGACCACCACCGGCGTTCACAGCGCGGCCATGAAACCGTCCAGGTGGTCAACGGGGCGGGGCTGGTCCGCGGCCTCAAGGAGTTCCTGAGCTCCGGCCCCGCCCCGAATACTGTCAACGTCCCCGCGCTGGCCAGGCTGCTGCGAGGAATGCACTAG
- a CDS encoding cysteine desulfurase family protein, whose translation MSVYLDHAATTPIAAEALAALTRELARTGNPSSLHGSGRRARRAVEDAREAIAAAAGAHPSEVIFTSGGTEADNLAVKGLYWSRRAEDPGRTRILCSAVEHHAVLDTVEWLERHEQAEVSWLPVDSEGVVDLDVLKSELSRNPESIALVSVMWANNEVGTIQPVQAVVEAAHAAGVPVHSDAVQAFGSVPVDFRASGLDAMSISGHKIGGPVGVGALLLGRSVKLTPVQHGGGQERDVRSGTLDTASIAAFAAAAEAVARDLPGEAARISGLRDRLIAGVLDAVPEAVLRGAPGDGRLPGNAHFTFPGCEGDSLLFLLDLAGVESSTGSACTAGVPRPSHVLLAMGLDEETARGAQRFSLGHASTDADVDALLAALPGAYQRARQAGMAGHESSIQTAATVARQSSARS comes from the coding sequence GTGTCCGTCTACCTCGATCATGCTGCCACCACGCCCATCGCCGCCGAGGCCCTGGCGGCACTCACGCGCGAGCTCGCCAGGACCGGAAACCCGTCGTCGCTGCACGGCTCCGGGCGCCGCGCCCGCCGCGCGGTGGAGGATGCCCGGGAGGCCATTGCCGCCGCAGCCGGGGCCCATCCGTCGGAGGTCATCTTCACCTCGGGCGGCACGGAGGCTGACAACCTGGCTGTCAAGGGCCTGTACTGGTCCCGCCGCGCCGAAGATCCGGGACGCACGCGGATCCTCTGCTCCGCCGTCGAACACCATGCCGTCCTGGACACCGTTGAATGGCTGGAACGTCACGAGCAGGCGGAGGTTTCGTGGCTCCCCGTGGATTCCGAGGGTGTGGTGGACCTCGACGTGCTGAAGTCGGAACTCTCCCGGAATCCGGAGTCCATCGCCCTCGTCTCGGTGATGTGGGCCAATAACGAGGTCGGCACTATTCAGCCGGTGCAGGCTGTGGTTGAAGCGGCCCACGCCGCGGGCGTTCCTGTTCATTCCGACGCGGTCCAGGCCTTCGGGTCCGTGCCCGTCGACTTCCGGGCCAGCGGACTGGACGCCATGTCCATCTCCGGACACAAGATCGGCGGGCCGGTGGGCGTCGGCGCCCTGCTGCTCGGCCGCTCGGTCAAGCTGACGCCTGTGCAGCATGGCGGGGGCCAGGAGCGCGACGTCCGTTCAGGGACGCTGGACACGGCATCGATTGCCGCCTTCGCCGCCGCGGCGGAAGCCGTGGCCAGGGACCTCCCCGGGGAAGCGGCGCGCATCAGTGGGCTGCGGGACCGGCTGATCGCCGGCGTACTGGACGCCGTCCCCGAAGCTGTCCTGCGTGGCGCGCCGGGGGACGGGCGCCTGCCCGGCAATGCGCACTTCACGTTCCCTGGCTGCGAAGGTGACTCGCTGCTGTTCCTGCTGGACCTCGCCGGCGTCGAATCGTCCACCGGCTCGGCCTGCACCGCCGGCGTGCCGCGGCCTTCGCACGTGCTGCTGGCCATGGGGCTCGACGAGGAGACCGCGCGGGGCGCGCAGCGCTTTTCCCTGGGGCATGCTTCCACCGACGCGGATGTCGACGCCCTGCTGGCAGCGCTGCCGGGCGCCTACCAACGTGCTCGCCAGGCAGGGATGGCCGGACATGAATCGTCCATCCAGACCGCTGCCACGGTGGCGCGTCAGTCCTCTGCCAGGAGCTGA
- a CDS encoding electron transfer flavoprotein subunit alpha/FixB family protein, producing the protein MAKVLVFIDNPGAALKKSSLELLTIARSLGETVAAVNGPLTDDAAGALGANGATAIFRASSDDLDAYLVGPKAAFLAEAVAASGATTVLLENSFDGKEIAARLGIKLGAGVITDVVGVEADGTAHKSVLAGSYTTTARATTAVSVLTVKPNSVTPEPAAAAVNPEIVTVDVPASATAGAARITGRTDKPASGRPDLTEARIVVAGGRGVDGDFGPVEELADALGAAVGASRAATDAGWIGHDAQVGQTGKTVSPQLYISAGISGAIQQKAGMQTAKVIVAVNKDAESPVFEIADFGIIGDLFEVLPQATEEIKKRKG; encoded by the coding sequence ATGGCAAAAGTACTTGTATTCATTGACAACCCCGGCGCTGCGCTCAAGAAGAGCAGCCTGGAGCTGCTGACGATCGCCCGCTCGCTGGGCGAAACGGTCGCGGCCGTCAACGGCCCCTTGACCGACGACGCCGCCGGCGCCCTCGGCGCCAACGGAGCCACGGCCATCTTCCGGGCCTCGTCCGACGACCTGGACGCGTACCTGGTCGGTCCCAAGGCGGCTTTCCTTGCCGAGGCCGTTGCGGCTTCGGGTGCCACCACCGTGCTCCTGGAGAACTCGTTCGACGGCAAGGAGATCGCAGCCCGCCTGGGCATCAAGCTCGGCGCGGGCGTGATCACGGACGTCGTCGGCGTGGAAGCAGACGGCACCGCCCACAAATCCGTGCTGGCAGGGTCCTACACCACCACGGCCAGGGCCACCACGGCGGTGTCCGTGCTGACGGTCAAGCCGAACAGCGTCACCCCGGAACCCGCAGCGGCTGCAGTGAACCCGGAAATCGTCACTGTTGACGTTCCGGCATCGGCCACGGCCGGCGCGGCCCGCATCACTGGCCGCACGGATAAGCCTGCCAGCGGCCGTCCGGACCTCACCGAGGCCAGGATCGTGGTGGCCGGCGGCCGCGGCGTCGACGGCGACTTCGGCCCGGTCGAGGAACTCGCAGACGCCCTCGGTGCCGCTGTCGGTGCGTCACGTGCAGCGACGGACGCCGGCTGGATCGGCCACGATGCGCAGGTCGGGCAAACAGGCAAGACGGTTTCCCCGCAGCTGTACATTTCCGCCGGCATTTCCGGAGCCATCCAGCAGAAGGCCGGCATGCAGACCGCCAAGGTCATCGTTGCCGTCAACAAGGATGCCGAATCGCCGGTCTTCGAAATCGCCGATTTCGGGATCATCGGGGACCTCTTCGAGGTCCTCCCGCAGGCGACCGAAGAGATCAAAAAGCGCAAGGGCTGA
- a CDS encoding TipAS antibiotic-recognition domain-containing protein translates to MQEAQDINQELARCLDAGLRADAPEVQDAVDRHYKWVCASWTPDAGSYVGLGRMYVEDARFTAFYDKNRAGLARFLFEGIQAYAAYRLT, encoded by the coding sequence ATGCAGGAAGCCCAGGACATTAACCAGGAGCTGGCCCGCTGCCTCGACGCCGGCCTCAGGGCTGATGCGCCGGAGGTACAGGACGCCGTCGACCGCCATTACAAGTGGGTATGTGCCAGCTGGACTCCGGACGCAGGCAGCTACGTCGGCCTCGGCCGGATGTACGTGGAGGACGCGCGCTTCACAGCCTTCTACGACAAGAACCGCGCGGGCCTGGCCCGCTTCCTGTTCGAAGGGATCCAGGCTTACGCGGCATATCGGCTCACGTGA
- a CDS encoding tRNA (cytidine(34)-2'-O)-methyltransferase — protein MFRILFHTPEIPGNTGNAIRLAAITGAELHLVEPLGFDFSDAKLRRAGLDYHDLAVVTVHKTIEAAWEALQPEHVYAFTSDGEASYTDISYVPGDVLLFGPESVGLPEALKHDPHVTSRVRLPMLPSLRSLNLANAASIAVFEAWRQNGFAGAML, from the coding sequence GTGTTCCGCATCCTCTTCCACACCCCTGAAATCCCCGGCAATACGGGCAACGCCATCCGGCTGGCTGCCATCACCGGCGCCGAACTGCACCTGGTGGAGCCGCTGGGCTTTGATTTTTCCGACGCCAAGCTTCGCCGTGCCGGGCTGGACTACCACGACCTCGCCGTCGTGACGGTGCATAAAACCATTGAGGCCGCCTGGGAAGCGTTGCAGCCCGAGCACGTTTACGCGTTCACGTCCGACGGCGAGGCCTCCTATACGGACATCAGTTACGTCCCCGGCGATGTCCTCCTTTTCGGTCCGGAGTCCGTGGGCCTTCCGGAAGCGCTCAAGCACGACCCGCATGTGACATCCCGGGTACGGCTGCCGATGCTGCCGTCCCTGCGGTCCCTGAACCTTGCGAATGCGGCGTCTATTGCCGTCTTTGAAGCCTGGCGCCAGAACGGCTTCGCCGGCGCAATGCTCTAG
- a CDS encoding helix-turn-helix transcriptional regulator, whose amino-acid sequence MRRLPWDRRLAAVASLGDENRRKLFGFVTSSPRPVGRDEAAAALGIPRSTASFHLDRMLQDGVLTAEFRKLGGKAGPGSGRPAKTYRAAQPEVGASVPDRNYDLAGELMVAAIEHSTAVGEPVRDALLATSHAKGLAMVEGSPGLEEFLAAEGYLPVPDGDGGFALGNCPFHRLADGHADTVCAMNGAFLSGAAAGCGVAESRIVGNDAPGQCCARITPS is encoded by the coding sequence ATGCGCAGACTTCCGTGGGACCGCCGGCTTGCGGCCGTGGCATCGCTCGGCGATGAAAACCGCCGAAAGCTCTTCGGGTTCGTCACGTCATCCCCGCGCCCGGTGGGGCGGGACGAGGCGGCCGCAGCGCTCGGAATCCCGCGAAGCACTGCGTCGTTCCACCTCGACAGAATGCTGCAGGACGGGGTGCTCACCGCGGAGTTCCGCAAACTGGGCGGCAAGGCCGGGCCCGGTTCCGGCCGGCCCGCAAAAACGTACCGGGCGGCCCAGCCGGAAGTGGGAGCCTCCGTGCCTGACCGCAATTACGATCTGGCCGGTGAATTGATGGTGGCCGCCATCGAACATTCCACCGCAGTGGGAGAGCCGGTGCGGGATGCGCTGCTGGCAACTTCTCATGCAAAGGGCCTGGCGATGGTCGAGGGCAGCCCAGGCCTCGAGGAGTTCCTCGCGGCGGAGGGTTACCTGCCGGTTCCTGACGGCGACGGAGGCTTTGCCCTGGGCAACTGCCCGTTCCACCGGCTCGCGGACGGACATGCGGACACAGTCTGCGCCATGAACGGAGCTTTCCTGAGCGGCGCTGCGGCCGGCTGTGGTGTTGCGGAAAGCCGCATCGTGGGCAACGACGCACCCGGCCAGTGCTGCGCCAGGATTACGCCGTCCTGA
- a CDS encoding DMT family transporter produces MKASIYLVLATLFWSGNLAVGQAAVNTLTPLELTFWRWALAALPLMALAHFLERPDWRAVLGRWRVLLLLSVLGMACYTLLLYTALQHTSALNASLITAANPALIVVMAIFILGEKPGISGWLGIVLGLAGVLLVLTRGELHRVFSITFNVGELLMLGAIAVWGFYTIISRRLGLPAIASTAVQVVMATVLLAPAAIAAGVQFPATAAEGWSIAYIAAFPSLGAYLCWNLALKTTPPATAGNYLNLIVVFTAAITVMMGIPVTLPQAIGGLLVIAGVLLAGRPNRSPEFRTA; encoded by the coding sequence GTGAAAGCCTCGATTTACCTGGTGCTGGCGACCCTGTTCTGGTCCGGGAACCTTGCGGTGGGGCAGGCAGCCGTCAACACCCTGACGCCGTTGGAACTCACCTTCTGGAGGTGGGCACTGGCGGCACTTCCGCTGATGGCACTGGCCCACTTCCTGGAACGCCCCGACTGGCGCGCCGTCCTGGGCCGCTGGCGGGTACTGCTGCTCCTGAGCGTTCTGGGCATGGCCTGCTACACCCTGCTGCTCTACACAGCCCTCCAGCACACCTCGGCACTTAACGCCTCACTGATTACGGCCGCCAACCCCGCCCTCATCGTGGTGATGGCCATTTTCATCCTCGGAGAAAAGCCCGGCATCTCCGGCTGGCTGGGCATAGTCCTGGGCCTCGCGGGAGTCCTCCTGGTCCTGACCCGTGGCGAACTGCACCGGGTGTTCAGCATTACCTTCAATGTCGGCGAGCTCCTGATGCTCGGGGCCATCGCCGTGTGGGGCTTCTACACCATCATTTCGCGCCGGCTGGGGCTGCCTGCCATTGCGTCCACGGCCGTTCAGGTGGTGATGGCCACCGTCCTGCTGGCTCCAGCTGCCATCGCCGCGGGAGTCCAGTTCCCCGCGACTGCCGCCGAAGGGTGGTCGATCGCCTACATTGCCGCGTTCCCGTCGCTGGGGGCCTACCTGTGCTGGAACCTCGCACTCAAGACAACTCCACCGGCAACCGCCGGCAATTACCTGAACCTGATCGTGGTCTTCACGGCGGCCATCACCGTGATGATGGGTATTCCGGTCACCCTGCCCCAGGCCATCGGGGGCCTGCTTGTCATAGCGGGCGTCCTGCTGGCCGGACGGCCGAACAGATCGCCGGAGTTCAGGACGGCGTAA
- a CDS encoding NAD(P)/FAD-dependent oxidoreductase, with protein sequence MPVERNIEDIVIAGAGLAGATAARTLRSEGFSGRITLIGSELHHPYLRPPLSKDYLLGTAGEDAVPVAPEAWYTENDVDLRLGTHVAAIDPGARTVHLSSGGSLEYGALLLATGAVPRRMQLPGSGLDGVSTFRTLDDSRRLREQISTGGKNLVMIGSGWIGMELAAAATTYGNHVTLLGLEDIPLAAAVGPELGAFFRSVHEANGVRFRLGTTASELRGDAGRVTAVVTGSGDVLPADIVVIAVGVLPETALAEAAGLALDNGILADASLRTSVRGIFAAGDVANALHPFTGQHHRSEHWSNALNGGKIAAKSILGQDAQLDTIPYFYTDQYDVSMEYSGFPSLAAGAEPVIRGSLASREFIAFWQHEGRVVAGMNVNVPRTQKAIKALVSSRAPVNAARLADPAVALDQLLAED encoded by the coding sequence ATGCCCGTGGAACGCAACATCGAAGACATCGTCATCGCTGGCGCCGGCCTGGCCGGGGCCACTGCGGCCCGGACGCTGCGCAGCGAAGGCTTTTCCGGCCGGATCACCCTCATCGGTTCTGAGCTGCACCACCCGTACCTTCGCCCGCCGCTGTCGAAGGACTACCTGCTGGGCACAGCGGGCGAAGACGCCGTGCCGGTGGCGCCTGAGGCGTGGTACACCGAGAACGACGTCGACCTCCGCCTCGGTACGCACGTCGCCGCCATCGACCCCGGCGCGCGCACGGTACATCTCAGCAGCGGCGGTTCGCTGGAGTACGGCGCGCTCCTGCTGGCTACGGGTGCCGTCCCCCGACGCATGCAACTGCCAGGGAGCGGGCTGGACGGTGTCAGCACGTTCCGGACCCTGGACGACAGCCGCCGCCTCCGGGAGCAGATCTCGACGGGCGGAAAGAACCTGGTGATGATCGGCTCCGGCTGGATCGGGATGGAACTCGCGGCTGCGGCCACCACTTATGGCAACCATGTGACCCTGCTCGGGCTTGAGGACATTCCGCTGGCGGCCGCGGTCGGACCGGAACTGGGCGCATTTTTCCGCTCAGTCCACGAAGCCAACGGGGTCAGGTTCCGGCTGGGCACCACGGCGTCCGAACTTCGGGGCGACGCCGGCCGCGTCACCGCGGTGGTCACCGGTTCGGGCGATGTGCTGCCGGCCGACATCGTGGTGATCGCCGTGGGCGTGCTGCCGGAGACTGCGCTGGCGGAAGCCGCAGGCCTGGCCCTGGACAACGGCATTCTGGCGGACGCCTCCCTGCGGACGAGCGTCCGGGGCATCTTCGCCGCCGGAGACGTGGCCAACGCCCTGCACCCGTTCACCGGGCAGCACCACCGCAGCGAGCATTGGTCCAATGCACTCAACGGAGGAAAAATCGCCGCCAAATCGATCCTCGGCCAGGATGCGCAGCTGGACACGATTCCGTATTTCTACACGGACCAGTACGACGTCAGCATGGAGTATTCGGGTTTCCCCTCGCTGGCGGCGGGCGCGGAACCGGTCATCAGGGGCTCGCTGGCCAGCAGGGAATTCATTGCGTTCTGGCAGCACGAAGGCCGGGTGGTGGCAGGCATGAACGTCAACGTTCCCCGCACCCAGAAAGCCATCAAGGCCCTGGTCTCCAGCCGCGCTCCGGTCAACGCCGCCCGCCTGGCCGATCCCGCCGTCGCGCTGGATCAGCTCCTGGCAGAGGACTGA
- a CDS encoding diacylglycerol/lipid kinase family protein → MIIAVAINPRASFGGTRHMGDTVVAFFRAAGARVVVLRKASYDRLETAVREALAAGCDALVVVGGDGMVHLGINALAGPGAPYGAVPLGIVPSGTGNDMARALGLPLNDAVAACERIQEALKTGGRLIDAGRVTGNGTTRWFAGVVSAGFDAAVNERANAWRWPRGKSRYNLAMLRELATFKPIDYTVTADGETWHQGAMLISVANGQSIGGGMKVTPDALLDDGFLDLFIVGPLTRARFLAVFPKVFSGRHTGHQAVHIRQVRRVELSAVSVVAYADGERIGPLPLIVEVVPGAIRVLAVP, encoded by the coding sequence ATGATCATCGCTGTTGCCATCAACCCCCGGGCTTCGTTCGGCGGTACCCGGCACATGGGCGACACGGTGGTGGCCTTTTTCCGCGCCGCCGGGGCGCGTGTCGTGGTGCTGAGGAAGGCCAGCTATGACCGGCTTGAAACCGCAGTGCGTGAGGCGCTGGCCGCAGGCTGCGATGCTTTGGTTGTGGTGGGCGGTGACGGCATGGTCCACCTGGGCATCAATGCGCTCGCCGGACCAGGTGCCCCCTACGGAGCGGTGCCGCTGGGGATCGTTCCCAGCGGCACGGGGAACGACATGGCCCGTGCGCTCGGGCTTCCGTTGAACGATGCGGTTGCCGCCTGTGAACGGATCCAAGAGGCATTGAAGACCGGCGGGCGCCTCATTGACGCGGGACGGGTCACGGGTAACGGCACCACCCGCTGGTTTGCCGGAGTAGTTTCCGCCGGTTTTGATGCCGCCGTCAATGAACGGGCCAACGCCTGGCGCTGGCCCCGCGGAAAGAGCAGGTACAACCTGGCCATGCTCCGTGAACTGGCCACTTTCAAGCCCATCGACTACACCGTGACGGCCGACGGCGAGACCTGGCATCAGGGGGCCATGCTCATCTCCGTGGCGAACGGCCAGTCCATTGGGGGTGGCATGAAGGTCACCCCCGACGCCCTGCTCGACGACGGATTCCTGGATCTGTTCATCGTCGGGCCCCTCACCCGCGCGCGGTTCCTCGCCGTCTTCCCGAAGGTTTTTTCCGGCCGCCATACCGGGCACCAGGCAGTGCACATCAGGCAGGTGCGCCGGGTTGAGCTCTCTGCCGTGAGCGTTGTTGCCTATGCCGACGGCGAGAGGATAGGCCCGCTGCCGCTGATTGTGGAGGTGGTGCCTGGCGCGATCAGGGTTCTGGCGGTGCCCTGA
- a CDS encoding TipAS antibiotic-recognition domain-containing protein, with protein MSALTKGDTMSAEDIFKDFDNNLYEQEARQRWGNQAVDESKERHAAMTDAAKKGVHAGSPGH; from the coding sequence ATGTCAGCGCTCACAAAAGGAGACACCATGTCCGCCGAGGACATCTTCAAGGATTTCGATAACAACCTGTATGAGCAGGAGGCCCGGCAACGGTGGGGCAACCAGGCAGTTGACGAGAGCAAGGAACGCCACGCGGCCATGACGGACGCCGCCAAAAAGGGCGTTCATGCAGGAAGCCCAGGACATTAA
- a CDS encoding PIG-L deacetylase family protein has protein sequence MSSNATAQSPFNPDHHRVERVLCFTAHPDDIDFGAAGTIAAWTEAGVQVSYCIMTDGDAGGFDPAQRAEIVAMRAEEQRRAAAMVGVTDIHYLHERDGYLEPTHEVMRGVVKLIRELRPDVVLSMHPERNWKRLQKSHPDHLAVGEAVTRAVYPALENPFAYPDLAEAGLAAYKLPWLWLFAGPEERENHFVDVTGHVDTKLEAIHVHVSQHPDLEAMDRTVRSLMLTTGERAGLPQGHSAEAFHVVAVNGPTTIAGF, from the coding sequence TTGAGCAGCAACGCTACGGCGCAAAGCCCGTTCAACCCGGACCATCACCGGGTTGAGCGGGTCCTTTGTTTTACCGCCCATCCGGACGACATCGACTTCGGAGCCGCCGGCACCATCGCCGCCTGGACCGAGGCAGGGGTCCAGGTCAGCTACTGCATAATGACCGACGGCGATGCCGGCGGTTTCGATCCCGCGCAGCGCGCGGAGATTGTGGCCATGAGGGCGGAAGAGCAGCGCCGGGCCGCTGCGATGGTGGGCGTCACGGACATCCACTACCTGCACGAGCGTGACGGCTATCTGGAACCCACCCACGAGGTGATGCGGGGAGTGGTGAAGCTGATCCGGGAGCTCCGCCCCGACGTCGTTCTTTCCATGCATCCGGAACGCAACTGGAAGCGTCTGCAGAAGAGCCACCCGGACCACCTGGCCGTGGGGGAAGCCGTGACCCGGGCGGTATATCCGGCGCTGGAGAACCCTTTCGCCTACCCGGACCTGGCCGAGGCGGGCCTGGCAGCGTACAAGCTCCCGTGGCTGTGGTTGTTTGCCGGGCCCGAGGAACGGGAAAACCACTTTGTGGATGTCACCGGCCATGTGGACACCAAACTCGAGGCCATCCACGTGCATGTCAGCCAGCATCCGGACCTTGAAGCCATGGACCGGACAGTCCGCAGCCTTATGCTCACCACGGGCGAACGGGCCGGGTTGCCCCAGGGGCACAGTGCCGAGGCCTTCCACGTGGTTGCGGTGAACGGTCCAACGACGATTGCCGGTTTCTAG